The Delphinus delphis chromosome 2, mDelDel1.2, whole genome shotgun sequence genome contains a region encoding:
- the LOC132418047 gene encoding endogenous retrovirus group FC1 Env polyprotein-like encodes MFPALKWPQLQRLGRPYRWVPRDYGLSVTLSLLLLLLLPPRTHQMSLWRFHVHGTWQAKGRTHTRVLGTGDCQPDGCQALVTVQIPISNIEGVPLGWSTPTVCFTYDQTRDYCQWWNETYGGCPYHSCNIHVAKLDTRSSLRQSHLLTRNGKGQLFINIKDPWDTRWVKGVQGKIYRWATDAYPVGSIRVFRSYISLIPKVIQQLSEQATAIQETEQALRYQLPHPEHKEDPFSWLTLVRQAVQILNHTGIGNISDCFLCASPGWPPLAAVPLDQPFNSTSHTSQNPPFSPLKVPIFLDSKNLTICYGSRPNLADTGFLCNSSLTVSTSIKAPPGMFLWCNGSLTKEINSSSPFPCIPVTLVPQLTLYSQAEFSLLITPPFTRRKRAIFLPLVAGISLASSLVAAGLEGGALTHSVSTSRDLEHKLQLATEASAGSISSLQRQITSIAQVALQNRRTLDLLTADKVGTCLFLQEECCYYINETGLVEDNVKALHRLREELQRKHQQSASPIPDWWRSTLYTLLTPILGPLILICILLMFALCFLRFLRRCMEEVSWVATNQMLLGPYTLLPTEPPTGLP; translated from the coding sequence ATGTTTCCCGCCTTAAAATGGCCCCAACTCCAGAGACTTGGACGGCCCTACCGCTGGGTCCCACGAGACTACGGCTTGTCCGTCACCCTGTCTCTCCTCCTGCTGCTCCTCCTGCCACCCAGGACTCACCAGATGTCCCTATGGCGCTTCCATGTCCACGGGACATGGCAAGCTAAAGGTCGGACCCACACCCGAGTCCTGGGCACGGGAGACTGCCAACCAGATGGGTGCCAGGCCTTGGTAACAGTCCAGATCCCCATCTCTAACATAGAAGGTGTTCCCCTGGGATGGTCCACCCCCACTGTCTGCTTCACTTACGATCAGACCCGAGACTACTGTCAATGGTGGAATGAGACCTATGGGGGGTGCCCCTATCACTCATGTAACATCCATGTGGCAAAACTAGATACCAGGAGCTCGCTCCGACAATCCCACCTGCTCACCAGAAATGGCAAGGGTCAATTATTCATCAACATCAAAGATCCCTGGGACACAAGATGGGTAAAAGGGGTACAAGGAAAAATCTACCGATGGGCAACTGATGCCTACCCCGTGGGCTCTATCAGGGTCTTTCGCTCATATATCAGTTTGATTCCCAAAGTTATCCAACAGTTGAGTGAACAAGCCACTGCCATCCAGGAAACAGAACAAGCCCTAAGATACCAACTACCTCACCCCGAACACAAAGAGGATCCTTTTTCTTGGTTGACCCTCGTCCGTCAAGCAGTACAGATACTCAACCACACAGGAATAGGTAACATCTCCGACTGCTTTCTATGTGCCTCGCCTGGCTGGCCACCCTTGGCTGCTGTCCCACTCGACCAGCCCTTCAATTCTACTTCCCACACCTCCCAAAACCCACCTTTTTCTCCGTTAAAAGTCCCCATATTCCTTGATTCAAAAAATCTCACCATTTGTTACGGCAGCCGCCCAAATCTAGCTGATACTGGGTTTCTTTGCAACTCATCCCTCACGGTAAGCACATCAATTAAAGCACCACCAGGCATGTTTTTGTGGTGCAATGGTTCCCTCACAAAAGAGATCaattcttcctcccccttcccatgtaTCCCCGTTACTCTCGTCCCACAACTCACACTGTATAGCCAAGCCGAATTTTCCTTGCTAATCACGCCACCCTTTACCCGACGAAAAAGAGCTATCTTTCTTCCTCTGGTCGCAGGCATCTCTCTCGCCTCCTCCCTGGTCGCTGCAGGCCTCGAGGGGGGAGCTCTAACACATAGTGTTTCAACATCCCGCGACTTAGAACATAAGCTCCAGCTAGCCACTGAAGCCTCCGCCGGCTCCATCTCCTCTCTCCAGCGCCAAATCACCTCCATAGCCCAAGTCGCTCTCCAGAATCGACGAACCCTGGATCTCCTGACGGCCGACAAAGTAGGTACCTGCCTCTTCCTACAGGAGGAATGCTGCTATTACATCAATGAAACAGGACTCGTCGAAGACAACGTAAAAGCCCTCCATCGCTTAAGAGAAGAACTCCAACGCAAACACCAACAGTCCGCCTCCCCAATTCCTGATTGGTGGCGATCCACCCTCTATACCTTGCTAACACCAATCTTAGGCCCCTTAATTCTCATCTGTATCTTGCTCATGTTTGCTCTCTGTTTTCTTAGGTTCCTTCGCAGGTGCATGGAGGAAGTCTCTTGGGTGGCCACAAACCAAATGCTCCTCGGTCCTTACACCTTGCTTCCTACAGAACCCCCCACTGGTCTCCCCTAA